The following proteins are co-located in the Microbulbifer sp. VAAF005 genome:
- a CDS encoding valine--tRNA ligase, translated as MDKTYQPNAIEQQWYKTWEENGYFKPSGDTEAKPYSIMIPPPNVTGSLHMGHGFQESIMDALIRYHRMQGDNTLWQVGTDHAGIATQMVVERLLGAEGVSRHDLGRDKFIEKVWEWKEESGGTITRQLRRLGASPDWSRERFTMDDGFYKAVQEVFIKLYEDGLIYRGKRLVNWDPKFHTAISDLEVLNEEKQGHLWHFRYPLSDGSGHLVVATTRPETMLGDTAVAVHPEDERYQHLIGKTIKLPLADREIPIIADEYVDREFGTGCVKITPAHDFNDYEMGQRHNLEMINILDADAHLNDAVPEKYRGMERFAARTQIIDDLDALGLLEKVEPHTLKVPHGDRSGAVIEPWLTDQWYVKTQPLADEAIAAVEDGRVEFVPKNYENMYFSWMRDIQDWCISRQLWWGHRIPAWYDNEGKVYVGRSEEEVREKHNLGADISLRQDDDVLDTWFSSGLWTFGTLGWPEDTEELKAFHPSSVLVTGFDIIFFWVARMMMLTLYFKKEVPFNTVYVHGLVRDNHGQKMSKSKGNVIDPIDLIDGIDLETLVEKRTSGLMQPHLREKIEKQTRKDFPEGFSAFGTDALRYTYYSLASTGRDIKFDVGRIEGFRNFCNKIWNASRYVLQNCEEHDCGQDGSTDFELTIADRWIISQLQRTEITVREAMDTYRFDLASQALYDFIWSEYCSWYLELSKPVLWDDNASDAVKKGTRRTLIRVLETILRLAHPLMPFITEEIWQRVKTLAGSNGDTIMLQQYPEADNSKIDEEAEAAVAWLKQVIEGVRNIRGEMNISPAKKIPLILRGGSSRDQELLEQARSLLIKLASLEEITWLESGEAAPASATALVGDMELLVPMAGLIDVKAESARLQKEIDKLSKELARVEGKLNNPKFVDKAPEAVVAKEKDKLAEMKGAHERLQQQLEEISNL; from the coding sequence ATGGACAAAACATACCAGCCCAACGCCATCGAACAGCAGTGGTACAAAACCTGGGAGGAGAACGGCTACTTCAAGCCTTCCGGGGATACTGAGGCCAAGCCCTACAGCATTATGATCCCGCCGCCGAACGTCACCGGCAGCCTGCATATGGGCCACGGTTTCCAGGAGTCCATCATGGACGCCCTGATTCGCTACCACCGCATGCAGGGAGACAACACCCTGTGGCAAGTGGGCACCGACCATGCCGGTATCGCCACCCAGATGGTGGTAGAGCGCCTGCTGGGCGCCGAAGGCGTATCCCGCCACGACCTGGGCCGCGACAAGTTTATTGAGAAGGTCTGGGAGTGGAAAGAAGAGTCCGGCGGCACCATTACCCGACAGCTGCGTCGCCTGGGCGCCAGCCCCGACTGGTCCCGCGAACGCTTCACCATGGACGACGGCTTCTACAAAGCGGTGCAGGAAGTCTTTATCAAACTGTATGAAGACGGCCTAATTTATCGCGGCAAGCGCCTGGTGAACTGGGACCCGAAATTCCACACCGCGATCTCCGACCTGGAAGTATTAAACGAAGAGAAGCAGGGTCACCTGTGGCACTTCCGCTACCCGCTCTCCGACGGCTCCGGCCACTTGGTAGTTGCCACTACCCGCCCGGAAACCATGCTCGGCGATACCGCCGTAGCCGTACACCCGGAAGACGAGCGCTACCAGCACCTGATCGGCAAGACCATCAAGTTGCCCCTGGCGGATCGCGAAATTCCGATTATTGCCGACGAATACGTCGATCGTGAATTCGGCACCGGCTGTGTAAAAATCACCCCGGCCCACGACTTCAACGACTACGAAATGGGCCAGCGCCACAACCTCGAGATGATCAACATCCTCGATGCCGACGCCCACCTGAACGACGCAGTGCCGGAAAAATACCGGGGCATGGAGCGCTTTGCCGCGCGCACCCAGATTATCGATGACCTGGACGCCCTCGGCCTGCTGGAAAAAGTAGAGCCCCACACCCTCAAGGTACCTCACGGAGACCGCTCCGGCGCCGTGATCGAGCCCTGGCTCACCGATCAATGGTACGTAAAAACCCAGCCCCTGGCCGATGAAGCCATCGCAGCTGTTGAAGATGGCCGCGTTGAGTTCGTACCGAAAAACTACGAAAACATGTACTTCTCCTGGATGCGCGATATCCAGGACTGGTGTATTTCCCGCCAGCTGTGGTGGGGCCACCGCATCCCCGCCTGGTACGACAACGAAGGCAAAGTCTACGTTGGCCGCAGCGAAGAGGAAGTGCGCGAGAAACACAACCTGGGCGCCGATATCAGCCTGCGCCAGGACGACGACGTACTCGACACCTGGTTCTCCTCCGGCCTGTGGACCTTCGGCACCCTGGGCTGGCCAGAAGATACCGAAGAGCTGAAAGCCTTCCACCCCAGCTCCGTACTGGTCACCGGCTTCGATATTATTTTCTTCTGGGTTGCGCGCATGATGATGCTGACCCTCTACTTCAAAAAGGAAGTACCGTTTAACACCGTGTACGTGCACGGCCTGGTGCGTGACAACCACGGCCAGAAGATGTCCAAATCCAAGGGCAACGTAATCGATCCCATCGATTTGATCGACGGTATCGACCTGGAGACCCTGGTAGAGAAGCGCACCTCTGGTCTGATGCAACCGCACCTGCGCGAGAAGATCGAAAAGCAAACCCGCAAGGACTTCCCCGAAGGCTTCTCTGCTTTTGGTACCGATGCCCTGCGCTACACCTACTACTCACTGGCATCCACCGGCCGTGATATCAAGTTTGATGTGGGCCGTATCGAAGGCTTCCGCAATTTCTGTAACAAGATCTGGAATGCCTCCCGCTACGTACTGCAAAACTGCGAAGAGCACGATTGTGGACAGGACGGCAGCACGGATTTTGAACTGACCATCGCCGACCGCTGGATTATTTCCCAGCTGCAGCGCACCGAAATCACCGTACGCGAAGCCATGGACACCTACCGCTTCGACCTCGCCTCCCAGGCCCTGTACGACTTTATCTGGAGCGAGTACTGCAGCTGGTACCTGGAACTGTCCAAGCCGGTACTGTGGGACGACAACGCGTCCGACGCAGTGAAGAAAGGCACCCGCCGCACCCTGATCCGCGTACTGGAAACCATTTTGCGTCTGGCCCACCCGCTGATGCCGTTTATCACCGAAGAAATCTGGCAGCGTGTAAAAACCCTCGCCGGCTCCAACGGTGACACCATTATGCTGCAGCAGTACCCGGAAGCCGATAACAGCAAGATCGACGAAGAAGCGGAAGCGGCCGTTGCCTGGTTGAAGCAGGTTATTGAAGGCGTGCGTAATATTCGCGGTGAAATGAATATTTCCCCAGCGAAGAAAATCCCACTGATCCTGCGCGGCGGTTCCAGCCGTGACCAAGAACTACTGGAGCAAGCCCGCAGCCTGTTGATCAAACTGGCCAGCCTCGAAGAAATCACCTGGCTGGAAAGTGGAGAAGCTGCACCAGCCTCCGCCACCGCCCTGGTAGGCGATATGGAATTGCTGGTACCCATGGCCGGCCTGATCGACGTTAAAGCCGAAAGCGCCCGTCTACAAAAAGAGATTGATAAACTTTCCAAAGAACTCGCACGAGTTGAAGGCAAACTCAACAATCCTAAGTTCGTAGACAAAGCCCCCGAAGCCGTTGTTGCCAAGGAGAAGGACAAGCTTGCAGAAATGAAAGGTGCTCACGAGCGTCTGCAACAGCAGCTTGAGGAAATCAGCAATCTTTAA
- a CDS encoding RDD family protein, whose protein sequence is MSSSNTPKSFPELPVAGVGPRLAALLYDLLILMGLLVVYGFIALMVASTVVGLNCQPEVNDYNPCVSGPFFQLGALAVIVGYYFWSWRAAGQTVGMRAWRLLLASPNGAQLTWRQCILRAIVAPLSIACLGLGYFSAWARSDKATWHDLISESEVRVLPKKSKK, encoded by the coding sequence GTGAGTAGCTCGAACACCCCCAAATCCTTTCCTGAACTCCCTGTTGCCGGGGTGGGTCCGCGCCTGGCCGCACTGCTCTACGACCTGCTGATACTGATGGGCCTACTGGTGGTTTACGGCTTTATCGCGCTGATGGTTGCCTCTACCGTGGTGGGTCTCAACTGCCAGCCCGAGGTAAATGACTACAACCCCTGTGTCAGCGGACCATTCTTCCAGCTGGGCGCTCTAGCGGTTATCGTAGGGTATTACTTCTGGTCCTGGAGGGCTGCGGGTCAAACTGTGGGGATGCGCGCCTGGCGTCTGCTGCTGGCGAGCCCAAACGGAGCCCAGCTCACTTGGCGCCAGTGTATCCTTCGCGCCATCGTAGCGCCGCTATCTATTGCTTGTTTGGGACTCGGTTACTTCTCTGCCTGGGCCAGATCCGACAAGGCCACGTGGCATGACCTTATCTCCGAGTCCGAGGTGCGCGTACTTCCCAAGAAGTCTAAAAAGTAG
- a CDS encoding putative RNA methyltransferase: protein MIWQCPLCAAPLTLGKDTWHCTNRHSFDRAREGYVNLLPVYRKRRKDPGDSSEMLHARRRFLHAGYYRPLVDSISALLPYKPGRRLLDIGCGEGYYLRELESAGWHGHGLSGIDISKSGVRMAAKRDSGAQFVVASNVNLPVVSESVDNLLKVFAPAPDHEMERVIKVGGHLVDVSPGPDHLWTLKNYLYKEPRKHPAPKVIEKLTPEVDMRCSFPFVLKGKQAISDFLAMTPFAWKGNREERQKLEERDSLELEADFVIRRFIKHK, encoded by the coding sequence ATGATTTGGCAATGCCCGCTTTGTGCTGCCCCCTTAACTCTAGGAAAAGATACTTGGCACTGTACCAATCGACATAGTTTTGATCGCGCGCGTGAGGGCTACGTCAATTTGTTGCCCGTTTATCGCAAGCGCCGCAAAGATCCCGGTGACTCTTCGGAGATGCTTCACGCGCGGCGGCGCTTTCTTCACGCCGGTTACTATCGGCCTTTGGTTGATAGTATTTCGGCGCTCTTGCCCTACAAGCCCGGCCGCCGTTTATTGGATATCGGTTGCGGTGAGGGGTATTACCTGCGGGAGCTTGAGTCCGCTGGCTGGCATGGTCACGGCCTTTCCGGTATCGACATTTCAAAATCCGGCGTGCGTATGGCGGCCAAGCGCGACAGTGGCGCCCAGTTTGTGGTTGCCAGCAATGTGAATTTGCCGGTGGTCTCGGAGTCGGTGGATAACCTGCTGAAGGTCTTTGCCCCAGCCCCCGATCATGAAATGGAGCGGGTGATTAAAGTCGGTGGTCATCTGGTAGATGTATCCCCTGGCCCCGATCACTTGTGGACACTAAAGAACTACCTCTATAAAGAGCCGCGTAAACATCCCGCACCCAAAGTGATTGAGAAATTGACGCCGGAAGTCGATATGCGCTGCTCTTTCCCGTTTGTATTGAAGGGCAAGCAGGCCATTTCAGATTTCCTTGCTATGACGCCTTTTGCCTGGAAGGGCAACCGTGAAGAACGGCAGAAACTCGAAGAGCGCGACAGCCTGGAGCTGGAAGCGGACTTTGTTATTCGTCGTTTTATTAAACATAAATAA
- a CDS encoding DNA polymerase III subunit chi, giving the protein MTRIDFYILSSDQPEHADVFACRLAEKAFRAGMRVLIAVDDPQRAEQMDQLLWTFREDSFLPHAPQTENQQAQIEINSGEDPADHHGLLINLCSKVPKWFSRFERLAEVVIQQPEPLKRSRLRFGHFRDRGYPLQSHKIN; this is encoded by the coding sequence ATGACTCGCATTGATTTCTATATTCTCTCTTCCGACCAACCGGAACACGCCGATGTTTTCGCCTGCCGCCTGGCTGAGAAAGCCTTCCGCGCGGGTATGCGGGTATTAATCGCGGTAGACGACCCGCAACGGGCGGAGCAGATGGATCAACTGCTGTGGACTTTTCGCGAGGACAGTTTTCTGCCTCACGCCCCGCAAACTGAAAACCAGCAGGCGCAAATAGAAATTAACAGCGGAGAAGACCCCGCAGATCACCACGGCTTACTGATCAACCTCTGCTCCAAAGTACCCAAGTGGTTTAGCCGCTTTGAACGCTTGGCAGAAGTTGTGATCCAACAACCGGAACCATTAAAACGGTCCCGATTGCGATTTGGTCACTTCCGCGATCGCGGATATCCGTTACAATCCCATAAGATCAATTAG
- the lptF gene encoding LPS export ABC transporter permease LptF — protein sequence MIIFRYLCRELLFATLAVSAILLLIVMSGRFVKYLAEAAAGDISANILFSLMGFRLPGFLELVLPLGLFVGILLAYGRLYIESEMTVLHACGFSDWRLLGYTMIPALMLALVVASMSLYFSPAGMARSTSLLNAEKARNEFDHLVPKKFVSSQGGRAVYYADALSEDKSTMLGVFLAELGGAEEETEADQQIVIRAREGVQEIDPKTGLRYLVLRDGYRYEGVPGEREYRQMKFASYSVILEVPRERSRQQDQMESASTLDLLEGDDPQQRAYLYWRFSLPVLVLVVAVLAVPLSRTNPRQGRFAKMIPAILLYITYLVILQGVRGAIEDGKISNPAMIWLVHPPFLLLGLLLLAGRNWRKAPPKRLPESVKELPGE from the coding sequence GTGATTATTTTTCGCTATCTCTGCCGCGAGCTGCTGTTTGCCACGCTAGCGGTCAGCGCAATTTTGCTGTTAATTGTGATGAGCGGCCGATTCGTGAAATACCTGGCGGAGGCTGCCGCCGGTGATATTTCAGCGAATATCCTGTTCTCCCTGATGGGGTTCCGCTTGCCGGGATTCCTGGAACTGGTTCTACCGCTGGGTCTGTTTGTGGGGATTCTCCTCGCTTATGGCCGCCTCTATATAGAAAGCGAAATGACGGTTCTGCACGCCTGCGGCTTTAGTGATTGGCGTTTGCTGGGCTACACCATGATTCCAGCACTGATGCTGGCGCTGGTGGTGGCGTCCATGAGCCTGTATTTCTCTCCAGCCGGTATGGCGCGTTCCACCAGCCTGTTAAATGCAGAAAAGGCCCGCAACGAATTTGATCATTTGGTGCCAAAGAAATTTGTTTCCTCTCAAGGCGGTCGCGCGGTTTATTACGCCGATGCGTTGAGCGAGGACAAGTCCACCATGTTGGGGGTGTTCCTGGCAGAACTGGGTGGTGCGGAAGAGGAAACCGAGGCAGACCAGCAGATTGTTATCCGCGCTCGTGAAGGTGTGCAGGAGATCGACCCAAAGACAGGGTTGCGCTATTTGGTGTTGCGCGATGGTTATCGCTATGAGGGTGTGCCCGGTGAGCGGGAATACCGTCAAATGAAATTTGCCAGCTATTCTGTGATTCTTGAGGTGCCCCGCGAACGAAGCCGCCAGCAAGACCAGATGGAATCGGCTTCAACCCTGGATCTGCTTGAAGGCGATGACCCGCAGCAGAGGGCCTATCTCTATTGGCGCTTCAGCCTTCCCGTATTGGTGTTGGTGGTTGCAGTGCTGGCGGTGCCACTATCCCGTACCAATCCTCGTCAGGGGCGCTTTGCGAAGATGATCCCGGCCATTTTGTTGTATATCACCTACCTGGTAATCCTGCAGGGCGTTAGAGGGGCGATTGAGGACGGCAAGATTTCCAACCCGGCAATGATTTGGCTGGTACACCCACCGTTCCTACTGCTCGGCTTGCTGTTGTTAGCGGGAAGAAATTGGCGCAAGGCGCCGCCCAAGCGTTTGCCCGAGAGTGTGAAGGAGTTGCCAGGTGAGTAA
- the lptG gene encoding LPS export ABC transporter permease LptG, giving the protein MSKLDLYIARTVVVAVGGALMIILGLTVVFALVDQLGELKNEYGFVDALKYVGWTLPARIYEQLGFSALVGCLVGLGSLAGTSELTVIRAAGVSIGRITWAVMKPIMLLILLGLALAEFVIPKTNVIAESDKARALGELEASGLESGLWLKDSGEFVHFNAALPDGELYGVTRYHFGAGRELERVEFAERGHFDGKRWELENSRTTLFTGEHTESEVLPTTEWKAEISPELFALVVPLPADLSPRNLWAYGKFLDRKGEDSSRYWLQFWKKVLQPLTIASLVMVAISFIFGPLREVTTGLRVFTGLVVGLVFQFVQDMLGPSSLVFGFPPFFAVLLPILLCFGAGWYLLQRAR; this is encoded by the coding sequence GTGAGTAAGCTCGATCTCTATATCGCCCGTACGGTTGTGGTCGCCGTGGGTGGCGCATTAATGATTATTCTTGGTCTTACCGTGGTCTTTGCGCTGGTGGACCAGTTGGGAGAGTTGAAGAATGAGTACGGCTTTGTCGATGCCCTGAAGTATGTGGGTTGGACTTTGCCCGCACGCATTTATGAGCAACTGGGTTTTTCCGCCTTGGTTGGCTGCTTGGTAGGGCTGGGTTCATTGGCCGGCACCAGTGAGCTGACTGTTATTCGTGCTGCCGGGGTCTCAATTGGTCGAATCACCTGGGCGGTGATGAAACCCATCATGCTGTTGATTTTGTTGGGCTTGGCCTTGGCTGAGTTTGTTATTCCCAAAACCAATGTGATTGCGGAGAGTGATAAAGCCAGAGCTTTGGGTGAGCTGGAGGCCAGCGGCTTGGAAAGTGGCCTGTGGCTGAAAGACAGCGGTGAGTTTGTTCACTTCAACGCGGCACTGCCGGATGGAGAGCTCTACGGTGTAACCCGATATCACTTTGGTGCAGGCCGGGAACTGGAGCGGGTAGAATTTGCTGAACGCGGTCATTTTGATGGTAAGCGCTGGGAGCTTGAGAATAGCCGCACGACTCTCTTCACCGGTGAGCATACCGAGAGTGAGGTATTGCCTACGACTGAATGGAAGGCGGAGATTTCGCCAGAGTTATTTGCTTTGGTGGTGCCTTTGCCAGCGGATCTGTCGCCGCGCAATCTGTGGGCTTACGGTAAGTTCCTCGATCGCAAGGGCGAGGATTCCAGTCGCTACTGGTTACAGTTCTGGAAAAAAGTATTGCAGCCACTCACTATCGCGAGTCTGGTGATGGTGGCTATCTCCTTTATTTTTGGCCCTCTGCGGGAGGTAACCACCGGACTGCGTGTGTTTACCGGATTGGTGGTTGGCCTGGTGTTCCAGTTTGTCCAGGATATGCTGGGGCCATCTTCCCTGGTATTTGGTTTCCCGCCTTTCTTCGCGGTGTTACTACCGATATTGCTGTGCTTTGGCGCGGGATGGTATCTACTGCAGCGGGCCCGTTAG
- a CDS encoding leucyl aminopeptidase, producing the protein MQFSAKVADISKQRSACSIISADAKNNLSESGKSLDKLTGGMIAKILKRGDLGAKSGSTQLINLIDVPSERVLVVRTGKGTISQAEFRKLASSSANGVKNFKEAASYLCEVEVEGADNRWKAQQIAMAAGLASYRYTLSRTDAKPLPLAKFTIHAPEKKQLKAIQGGMEVGAAQALGSNVARDLGDLPGNICTPNYLVAQAKALAKKHAKLTTSVLDEKKMKALGMGAFLSVSKGSDEPPALIAMNYKGGKASEKPVVLVGKGITFDSGGISIKPGQAMDEMKYDMGGAASVFGVMNALVELQPSINVVGLVAAAENMPSGRASKPGDVVTSMSGKTIEILNTDAEGRLVLCDTITYAAKFKPSAVIDIATLTGACVIALGHHATGLYANNEELAKSLLQAGETTGDRAWQMPLWDEYQSSLDSNFADIQNIGGREAGSVTAACFLARFAKDYKWAHMDIAGSAWKSGAQKGATGRPVPLLVEYLLGK; encoded by the coding sequence ATGCAGTTCTCCGCCAAGGTTGCAGATATCAGTAAACAACGCAGCGCCTGCTCAATTATTTCAGCAGATGCCAAAAATAACCTCAGCGAAAGTGGCAAAAGCCTGGATAAATTGACTGGGGGAATGATCGCAAAAATCCTCAAGCGCGGGGACTTGGGGGCCAAATCCGGCAGCACCCAGCTGATCAATCTTATCGACGTTCCCAGCGAGCGCGTTCTGGTCGTGCGCACCGGTAAAGGCACCATCAGCCAGGCGGAATTCCGCAAGCTGGCATCCAGCAGTGCCAATGGAGTAAAGAATTTTAAAGAGGCAGCGAGCTACCTCTGCGAGGTAGAGGTTGAAGGTGCCGATAATCGCTGGAAAGCACAGCAAATCGCCATGGCTGCCGGCCTGGCAAGCTATCGCTACACCCTGTCCCGCACTGATGCAAAGCCCCTGCCCCTGGCGAAATTCACCATCCACGCCCCAGAGAAAAAGCAGCTGAAAGCTATTCAAGGCGGCATGGAAGTGGGTGCCGCTCAAGCACTGGGCAGCAATGTCGCCCGTGATTTGGGGGATCTCCCAGGCAATATCTGTACCCCCAATTACCTGGTTGCCCAGGCGAAGGCACTGGCTAAAAAACACGCAAAGCTTACCACCAGCGTGTTGGACGAAAAGAAAATGAAAGCCCTGGGCATGGGTGCATTCCTCAGCGTCTCCAAAGGCAGCGACGAGCCCCCCGCACTGATTGCCATGAACTACAAAGGTGGCAAGGCCAGCGAAAAACCTGTGGTATTGGTTGGTAAAGGCATCACCTTCGATAGTGGCGGCATCAGCATCAAGCCGGGCCAGGCTATGGACGAAATGAAATACGACATGGGCGGTGCCGCCAGTGTCTTCGGCGTGATGAACGCCCTGGTTGAACTGCAGCCTTCTATCAACGTAGTAGGCCTGGTTGCCGCTGCTGAAAATATGCCCAGCGGCCGCGCCAGCAAGCCCGGTGATGTTGTGACTTCCATGTCCGGCAAAACCATCGAAATCCTCAACACCGATGCCGAAGGCCGCCTGGTTCTGTGCGATACGATCACCTACGCAGCCAAGTTCAAGCCCAGCGCAGTGATTGATATCGCCACCCTCACCGGTGCCTGTGTTATCGCCCTGGGCCATCACGCTACCGGTCTCTACGCCAATAACGAAGAACTGGCCAAGAGCCTTCTCCAGGCTGGCGAAACTACTGGCGACCGCGCATGGCAAATGCCACTGTGGGACGAGTACCAGTCCTCCCTGGATTCCAATTTTGCCGATATCCAAAATATCGGTGGGCGCGAAGCCGGTTCAGTAACCGCTGCCTGCTTCCTGGCGCGTTTTGCCAAAGACTACAAATGGGCACATATGGATATTGCCGGTAGTGCTTGGAAGTCCGGCGCACAGAAAGGTGCAACCGGCCGTCCGGTTCCCCTACTGGTTGAATATCTACTGGGCAAATAA
- a CDS encoding class I SAM-dependent methyltransferase — protein MPNSEFSDDQVLTCWHKNAHEWTKVVDNAAIPSRRLVTDAAIVSTIMAYQPASILDIGCGEGWLSRKLAEQGIRVCGVDGVKDLVDIASARAGANESYRRLQYEEICAEKLEQQFELIVCNFSLIGKESVEQLFSNARELMLPGGHFVIQTLHPHQACGNKPYRDGWRPGSWEGIEGDFEEAAPWYFRTLESWVQLFRDNGFAIEAIHEPRADTQPTPSSLIICGRILR, from the coding sequence ATGCCCAATTCCGAATTCAGTGATGATCAGGTACTCACCTGCTGGCATAAGAATGCTCATGAGTGGACTAAAGTAGTAGACAATGCCGCCATTCCCAGCCGCCGACTGGTCACTGATGCCGCCATTGTCAGCACAATCATGGCGTACCAACCTGCAAGCATTTTAGATATCGGTTGCGGTGAAGGCTGGCTCAGTAGAAAACTGGCGGAGCAAGGTATTCGAGTCTGTGGTGTCGATGGCGTTAAAGATTTAGTGGATATTGCCAGCGCTCGAGCAGGCGCCAATGAGTCCTACCGGCGATTGCAATACGAAGAAATTTGCGCCGAAAAACTGGAACAGCAGTTTGAACTTATCGTGTGCAACTTCTCTCTCATCGGAAAGGAATCTGTCGAGCAACTATTCAGCAATGCACGCGAGTTAATGCTGCCCGGTGGGCACTTTGTCATCCAAACTCTTCACCCCCATCAAGCCTGCGGTAATAAGCCCTATCGAGATGGATGGCGCCCAGGATCTTGGGAAGGTATTGAGGGAGATTTTGAAGAGGCCGCTCCCTGGTATTTCCGCACCCTGGAAAGTTGGGTCCAGCTATTTCGCGACAACGGCTTTGCCATAGAAGCGATTCACGAACCCAGGGCCGATACCCAACCAACCCCATCTTCACTGATTATTTGTGGGAGAATTTTGCGGTAG
- a CDS encoding GMC family oxidoreductase N-terminal domain-containing protein, giving the protein MSTQMIFDYVIVGAGSAGCVLANRLSAEEQNRVCLLEAGPKDRSPLISIPVGIGELLPGTRYNLHHHTTPQKHLNDRKLFWPRGRTLGGSSSINAMVYIRGNSDDYDAWEAEGNPGWGWKGLLPYFLMSEGNERGTDAHHSGYGPLSVSDLKWKTRSGHAFLRAAESLGHRPNNDFNGSQQNGVGFYQVTQRRGRRCSAATAYLHPVSSRSNLHVRTNSQVARIILRGEKATGVELLDGTKILANKEVILSAGAIQSPQLLMLSGIGDQDQLRKSGVTSQAHLPGVGKNLQDHLDIIQVVEASEAVSFSEALWPKLLTAMRLPELIFLNKGPLTSNVAEAGGFASSSLAGGNPDIQFHMTAVPTFQHGFNKRTCYGYSLHACALRPKSRGEITLDSTDPRKLPRIEPNYLSEPEDLQVMVEAFEMAQDILAQEELSRYKKKSLRPEQKLSDRESIIHYIRQHAESIYHPIGTCRMGSDELAVVDSELKVHGVDGLRVVDASIMPTLISGNTNAPVIAIAEKAADLIMQRSSRSFVKENRHTQEVE; this is encoded by the coding sequence ATGTCCACTCAAATGATTTTTGATTATGTGATCGTAGGTGCCGGCTCCGCCGGTTGTGTTTTAGCAAATCGGCTCAGTGCCGAAGAGCAGAATCGAGTTTGTCTTCTGGAGGCGGGTCCTAAAGATCGGAGCCCCCTGATCTCCATCCCTGTGGGTATTGGCGAGTTACTGCCGGGTACTCGCTATAACCTACACCACCATACCACGCCACAAAAGCACCTGAATGACAGGAAACTGTTTTGGCCGAGGGGTAGGACCCTCGGGGGTAGTAGCTCTATCAATGCCATGGTTTATATCCGTGGCAATAGCGATGACTACGATGCCTGGGAAGCGGAGGGTAATCCCGGTTGGGGTTGGAAGGGTTTGTTGCCTTACTTTTTAATGTCGGAAGGCAATGAACGGGGTACTGATGCGCACCACAGTGGCTACGGCCCTCTGTCGGTCTCGGATTTAAAGTGGAAAACCCGATCGGGCCATGCTTTTTTACGCGCCGCTGAGTCCCTGGGACACCGGCCGAATAATGATTTCAATGGCAGCCAGCAAAATGGCGTGGGTTTTTACCAAGTAACCCAACGGCGCGGACGCCGCTGCTCTGCCGCTACAGCTTATCTGCACCCAGTTTCCAGCCGTTCTAACCTACATGTTCGTACCAACAGTCAGGTGGCGAGGATTATTCTCAGGGGAGAGAAAGCGACCGGCGTCGAATTGCTTGATGGCACTAAAATCCTGGCGAACAAGGAAGTGATTTTAAGTGCCGGTGCTATCCAGTCGCCACAGCTATTAATGCTGTCCGGTATTGGGGATCAGGACCAATTGCGTAAATCTGGAGTGACTTCGCAAGCGCACCTTCCCGGTGTTGGGAAAAACCTACAGGACCACCTGGATATCATCCAAGTAGTGGAAGCCTCTGAAGCGGTTAGCTTTTCCGAGGCACTGTGGCCGAAGCTTCTCACCGCAATGCGCCTGCCAGAACTGATCTTTTTAAATAAAGGGCCCTTAACCAGCAATGTGGCCGAGGCGGGGGGCTTTGCCAGTTCCAGTCTGGCGGGTGGCAACCCGGATATTCAGTTTCACATGACGGCAGTTCCGACTTTCCAACACGGGTTTAATAAGCGCACCTGCTACGGTTACTCCCTTCATGCCTGTGCCCTGAGGCCTAAGAGTCGCGGTGAGATCACTCTGGACTCCACCGATCCACGCAAACTGCCCAGAATTGAACCCAACTACCTGAGTGAGCCCGAGGATCTGCAAGTAATGGTGGAAGCATTTGAAATGGCACAGGATATCCTCGCTCAGGAGGAACTGAGTCGCTACAAGAAAAAGTCCTTGCGCCCAGAGCAGAAGTTGAGTGATAGAGAGTCAATCATCCACTATATTCGCCAGCATGCAGAATCCATCTACCATCCGATAGGTACCTGTCGAATGGGGAGTGATGAATTGGCTGTAGTGGACAGCGAGCTAAAAGTACACGGTGTGGATGGACTGAGGGTTGTGGACGCCTCCATAATGCCCACCCTGATCAGTGGCAATACCAATGCGCCTGTGATCGCTATTGCGGAGAAGGCGGCAGATTTGATTATGCAGCGGTCTTCGCGCTCGTTTGTAAAAGAGAATAGACACACTCAGGAAGTTGAATGA